From Sphingobium sp. RAC03, a single genomic window includes:
- the lipA gene encoding lipoyl synthase has protein sequence MNDIAPIPVPGQPERMRKPDWIRVKAPTSPAYHETRKLMRDKGLATVCEEAACPNIGECWSKKHATVMILGDVCTRACAFCNVKTGMPRKVDVNEPQNLADASAEMGLEHIVITSVDRDDLPDGGASQFVKVIEALRRTTPNTTIEILTPDFRNKHERAVEMIVAARPDVYNHNLETVPRLYPTIRPGARYYASLRLLESVKRLDPSIFTKSGIMLGLGEERLEVHQVMDDMRSADIDFLTMGQYLQPTPKHTKVMEFVTPAAFNSYAAIARAKGFLQVASSPLTRSSYHAGEDFAQMRAAREAKLAKAAVKA, from the coding sequence ATGAACGACATTGCCCCCATCCCCGTGCCCGGTCAGCCGGAGCGCATGCGCAAGCCCGACTGGATCCGCGTCAAGGCACCGACCAGCCCCGCCTATCATGAGACGCGCAAGCTGATGCGGGACAAGGGGCTGGCGACGGTATGCGAAGAAGCGGCCTGCCCCAATATCGGCGAATGCTGGTCGAAGAAACATGCGACCGTGATGATCCTGGGCGATGTCTGTACCCGCGCCTGCGCCTTCTGCAACGTCAAGACGGGCATGCCGCGCAAGGTCGATGTCAATGAGCCGCAGAATCTGGCCGATGCGTCGGCGGAGATGGGACTGGAGCATATCGTCATCACCTCGGTCGATCGCGACGACCTGCCCGATGGCGGCGCGTCGCAATTCGTCAAGGTGATCGAGGCGCTGCGCCGGACGACGCCTAACACGACGATCGAGATACTGACCCCGGACTTCCGCAACAAGCATGAGCGGGCGGTCGAGATGATCGTCGCGGCGCGGCCGGACGTTTATAATCATAATCTGGAGACGGTTCCGCGCCTCTACCCGACCATCCGGCCCGGTGCGCGCTATTATGCGTCTCTGCGATTGCTAGAGTCGGTCAAGCGGCTCGATCCGTCGATCTTCACCAAGTCGGGCATCATGCTGGGCCTGGGCGAAGAGCGGCTGGAGGTGCATCAGGTGATGGACGATATGCGGTCGGCCGATATCGATTTCCTGACGATGGGCCAATATCTGCAGCCCACGCCCAAACATACCAAGGTGATGGAGTTCGTCACCCCGGCGGCGTTCAACAGCTATGCCGCGATCGCGCGGGCCAAGGGCTTCCTGCAGGTTGCATCCAGTCCGCTGACCCGGTCGAGCTATCATGCCGGCGAGGATTTCGCGCAGATGCGCGCGGCGCGTGAAGCGAAACTGGCCAAAGCGGCTGTGAAGGCCTGA
- a CDS encoding 5-methyltetrahydropteroyltriglutamate--homocysteine S-methyltransferase, translating into MTNSTPPFRADHVGSLLRPAAVTAARKAFFEEGSISRAELTAIEDAGIVEAVKMQESVGLKVVTDGEIRRSFWHYDFMGGLTGFDLEQRDPEEGAQFHGVKLRPTFPVITGKLDFPADHPMLDHFRFLAKTTSVTPKISIPGPSCCHFRTAKEDIRVPEYADLSALFADLSATYAKAVQAFYDAGCRYLQMDDIFFAYLCDPKHRAQKVAEGIDPDWLITAYARMMQDAIKDRPADMLIGMHMCRGNFRSTWAAEGAYDLAADAIFNQTGVDLFFMEYDSERAGGLEPLRFLAKGKQRVYPGFITTKVPDLEPIDGLKRQIEEAAKYADIDQLGIAPQCGFASTEEGNAITPDEQRAKLELVVQTAQAIWGEA; encoded by the coding sequence TTCCGGGCCGATCATGTCGGCTCGCTGCTGCGGCCTGCTGCCGTTACCGCTGCCCGAAAGGCCTTTTTCGAAGAAGGGAGCATCTCCCGCGCGGAATTGACCGCGATCGAAGATGCCGGGATCGTCGAAGCGGTAAAGATGCAGGAATCCGTGGGCCTCAAGGTCGTGACCGATGGCGAAATTCGCCGGTCCTTCTGGCATTATGATTTCATGGGCGGGCTGACCGGCTTCGACCTGGAACAGCGCGACCCGGAGGAAGGCGCGCAATTCCATGGCGTCAAATTGCGGCCGACCTTCCCGGTCATCACGGGCAAGCTGGACTTCCCAGCTGACCATCCGATGCTCGACCATTTCCGGTTCCTGGCGAAAACGACCAGCGTAACGCCGAAGATTTCGATCCCTGGCCCTAGCTGCTGCCATTTTCGGACCGCGAAGGAGGATATTCGCGTCCCCGAATATGCCGATCTCAGTGCGCTATTTGCGGACCTGTCCGCAACCTATGCCAAGGCGGTTCAGGCCTTTTATGATGCGGGTTGCCGCTATCTGCAGATGGACGATATCTTCTTCGCCTATCTCTGCGACCCCAAGCATCGGGCGCAGAAGGTCGCCGAAGGCATTGATCCCGACTGGCTGATCACGGCCTATGCCCGCATGATGCAGGACGCGATCAAGGATCGCCCGGCCGACATGCTGATCGGGATGCATATGTGCCGCGGCAATTTCCGTTCCACCTGGGCGGCCGAAGGGGCCTATGATCTGGCGGCGGATGCCATCTTCAATCAGACCGGCGTCGATCTGTTCTTCATGGAATATGATAGCGAGCGGGCCGGTGGTCTGGAGCCGCTGCGCTTTCTGGCCAAGGGCAAGCAGCGGGTTTACCCCGGCTTCATCACGACGAAGGTGCCCGATCTGGAGCCGATCGACGGTTTGAAGCGCCAGATAGAGGAAGCGGCGAAATATGCCGACATCGACCAGCTCGGCATTGCGCCCCAATGCGGCTTTGCTTCCACCGAAGAGGGCAATGCGATCACGCCGGATGAGCAGCGGGCGAAGCTCGAACTCGTGGTGCAGACGGCGCAAGCCATCTGGGGCGAAGCGTAA
- a CDS encoding NYN domain-containing protein produces MASTRDGSGNIALLIDADNASAAHFDPVMTVLAELGTVNIRRAYGNWSKTTLKTWAALSVAQAIEPQQQFDLTKGKNATDMKMTIDAMDLMASGRVDGFGLMSSDSDFTPLVTRIRQQGIPVYGFGSVQTPEGFRRACTRFIDVAALAAAEVPLTKPVAKKATATAAKSPPATEKSTPAKASPAKAAPPAPVAKKAVDEEVIKLLIDAYGSVTRDERGFVRLGSVGQLAGNRSSFDVRNYGYKRLSDLVQDIPNFISETREGGQVWIKRVN; encoded by the coding sequence ATGGCGTCGACACGCGATGGCAGCGGCAATATCGCGCTGCTGATAGATGCCGACAATGCGTCCGCTGCGCATTTCGATCCGGTGATGACCGTCCTGGCCGAACTCGGCACGGTCAATATCCGCCGCGCCTATGGCAATTGGAGCAAGACCACGCTCAAGACCTGGGCGGCGCTCTCGGTCGCGCAGGCGATCGAGCCGCAGCAGCAGTTCGATCTGACCAAGGGCAAGAACGCCACCGACATGAAGATGACGATCGACGCCATGGACCTGATGGCATCGGGCCGGGTCGATGGCTTTGGCCTCATGTCGAGCGACAGCGACTTCACCCCGCTCGTCACCCGCATCCGGCAGCAGGGCATCCCGGTCTATGGCTTTGGCTCGGTTCAGACGCCCGAAGGCTTCCGCCGTGCCTGCACCCGCTTCATCGACGTCGCAGCGCTGGCCGCAGCCGAAGTGCCGTTGACCAAGCCGGTCGCGAAGAAAGCGACAGCAACCGCCGCCAAGTCGCCGCCAGCGACAGAAAAAAGCACGCCTGCGAAAGCCAGTCCGGCCAAAGCCGCGCCACCCGCCCCGGTGGCGAAGAAAGCCGTGGACGAGGAAGTCATCAAATTGCTGATCGACGCCTATGGATCGGTCACCCGCGACGAACGCGGATTCGTGCGATTGGGATCGGTAGGCCAATTGGCCGGGAACCGCTCCAGCTTCGACGTGCGCAATTATGGCTATAAGCGCTTGTCCGACCTGGTGCAGGACATTCCCAATTTCATCTCGGAAACGCGCGAAGGCGGACAGGTCTGGATCAAGCGGGTCAATTGA
- a CDS encoding carbonic anhydrase: MTDFTDMLAGYRRFRETGWAQQRGRWDELNEGQSPRVMVIACSDSRVDPTQIFDSSPGEIFVVRNVAALVPPFETTPGHHGVSAALEFAVQVLKVGEIVVMGHGKCGGCKAALSHDLKDAEPGEGGFIHAWIELLDGARETVIAAHGDDRSRDVERAMEQEAVKVSLANLRTFPCVRSKERKGELKLVGAFFAIADGQLHVMDEQSGIFSPA, translated from the coding sequence ATGACCGACTTTACCGACATGCTCGCAGGCTATCGCCGCTTCCGTGAAACCGGATGGGCGCAACAGCGCGGCCGATGGGATGAATTGAACGAAGGGCAAAGCCCCCGCGTCATGGTGATCGCCTGTTCCGACAGCCGGGTTGACCCGACCCAGATTTTCGACAGCAGCCCCGGCGAAATCTTCGTCGTCCGCAACGTCGCTGCCCTCGTGCCCCCGTTCGAAACGACGCCTGGCCATCATGGCGTGTCGGCGGCGCTGGAATTTGCGGTGCAGGTGCTCAAAGTGGGCGAGATCGTCGTCATGGGCCATGGCAAATGCGGCGGCTGCAAGGCCGCGCTCAGCCATGATCTGAAAGACGCGGAACCGGGCGAAGGCGGCTTCATCCATGCCTGGATCGAATTGCTCGACGGTGCCCGCGAAACCGTGATCGCCGCCCATGGCGACGACCGCAGCCGCGACGTCGAACGGGCGATGGAGCAGGAAGCGGTCAAGGTCAGCCTCGCCAACCTGCGCACCTTCCCCTGCGTCCGTTCCAAGGAGCGCAAGGGCGAATTGAAACTCGTCGGTGCCTTCTTCGCCATTGCCGACGGCCAGTTGCACGTCATGGACGAGCAAAGCGGCATTTTCTCGCCCGCCTGA